In one Zobellia galactanivorans genomic region, the following are encoded:
- a CDS encoding mechanosensitive ion channel family protein — protein MEQAEVWMNKGIDFAVEYGPKVLGAILIYLIGSWVIKKIMGVLRKGMARKSYDESLQQFLLSLVKWTMTIFLIIMVISKLGVETTSFAAIIAAAGLAIGLALQGSLSNFAGGVLLIIFKPYRIGDLIEAQGLLGVVKEIEIFTTKIITPDNKLAIIPNGAMANGNIINYTAEGKMRVDTTIGVGYGEDIKTAKEVLLNVLTSDPKVLKDPAPSVNVSELADSSVNFAVRPFCKPEDYWDVYFGTLENCKLALDKAGIEIPYPHQVEIQRKG, from the coding sequence ATGGAACAAGCGGAAGTATGGATGAACAAAGGCATTGATTTTGCCGTCGAATACGGGCCAAAGGTATTGGGCGCAATATTAATTTACCTTATCGGCTCATGGGTCATTAAGAAGATTATGGGAGTACTGAGAAAAGGTATGGCCCGTAAAAGTTATGACGAGTCGTTGCAACAGTTTTTGTTGAGCTTGGTCAAATGGACCATGACTATTTTCTTGATCATCATGGTAATTTCCAAATTGGGGGTTGAAACAACCAGTTTTGCAGCCATTATAGCCGCTGCCGGTTTGGCCATAGGTCTTGCCTTGCAAGGGTCATTATCGAATTTTGCAGGAGGGGTTTTGCTTATCATATTCAAACCCTATCGTATAGGGGATTTGATCGAGGCGCAAGGTTTATTGGGCGTAGTGAAAGAAATAGAAATTTTCACGACCAAAATTATAACGCCAGACAATAAATTGGCCATTATACCCAACGGGGCAATGGCTAACGGAAATATCATCAACTACACCGCAGAAGGTAAAATGAGGGTTGATACGACCATAGGAGTAGGTTATGGGGAAGATATAAAAACGGCAAAAGAGGTTTTACTCAATGTACTTACCTCAGACCCCAAGGTTCTAAAAGATCCGGCACCATCGGTGAACGTTTCGGAACTGGCCGACAGTTCTGTAAACTTTGCAGTGCGTCCGTTCTGTAAGCCAGAAGATTACTGGGATGTATATTTCGGAACTTTGGAAAACTGTAAGCTTGCTCTTGATAAGGCTGGAATTGAAATTCCTTACCCACATCAGGTTGAAATACAAAGAAAAGGATAA
- a CDS encoding DUF4252 domain-containing protein, producing the protein MRKITWVIAVLLLGITSACTSTPSLQQYYVANSENPNFLTLDLPVGLLNIEKAQLTEEQKEGLGSLKKLNVLAFKKTDANAVDFQKEKAVIKSILKNEDFTELMKMNTEFGKATIKYLGDDDAIDEVVIYGDNEDKGFVVVRVLGKNMNPARMVQFVKVLEKSDYQGGELSKIADFMK; encoded by the coding sequence ATGAGAAAAATAACATGGGTTATAGCGGTACTGCTCCTAGGTATTACAAGTGCTTGCACTTCCACACCTAGCCTGCAACAGTATTATGTTGCAAATTCGGAAAATCCCAATTTTTTGACCTTGGATCTGCCTGTAGGCTTGTTGAACATTGAGAAAGCCCAATTGACCGAAGAACAAAAGGAGGGATTAGGTTCCTTAAAAAAGTTGAACGTACTGGCCTTTAAAAAAACCGATGCCAATGCGGTCGATTTTCAGAAAGAGAAGGCGGTGATAAAGTCCATTTTGAAAAATGAAGACTTTACCGAGCTTATGAAAATGAACACTGAATTTGGTAAGGCTACCATAAAATACCTCGGTGATGACGATGCCATTGATGAGGTGGTTATTTATGGAGACAATGAAGACAAAGGTTTTGTGGTCGTTCGCGTTTTGGGTAAAAATATGAATCCCGCTAGAATGGTCCAGTTCGTAAAGGTCTTGGAAAAGTCTGATTACCAAGGGGGAGAACTCTCAAAGATAGCCGACTTTATGAAGTAA
- a CDS encoding DUF4252 domain-containing protein, translating into MKKLSVFLVLAVLPFLGSSQSIFDKYDNMKDVGSVTINKGMIRLAGNIAAFDESDQDAQDFADIAQGLEGIKIFITEDARISEDMGKTVKKYLNSSSLEELMKVRDKDATVKFYIKQGRDEDHVSELLLFVSDINSDELGVDNRKFESVLVSMTGDIDLNKIGALTKKMDLPKELNEVGER; encoded by the coding sequence ATGAAAAAACTAAGTGTATTTCTAGTACTGGCAGTATTACCGTTTCTCGGCAGCTCTCAATCTATTTTCGATAAGTACGATAATATGAAAGATGTAGGCTCTGTCACCATAAACAAGGGTATGATTCGATTGGCTGGCAATATTGCCGCCTTTGACGAAAGCGACCAAGATGCCCAAGATTTTGCCGATATCGCCCAAGGCTTAGAGGGGATTAAGATATTTATTACGGAAGATGCCCGGATCTCCGAGGATATGGGCAAAACCGTAAAAAAATACTTGAACTCATCTTCATTGGAGGAGTTGATGAAGGTGAGGGACAAAGATGCCACGGTCAAATTTTATATTAAACAAGGTAGGGACGAAGACCATGTAAGTGAGCTTTTGTTGTTCGTATCCGACATCAATAGCGATGAGCTAGGTGTCGATAATAGAAAATTTGAAAGTGTACTGGTATCTATGACAGGCGATATCGACCTGAACAAAATCGGGGCCCTGACCAAAAAGATGGATCTTCCGAAAGAACTAAACGAGGTAGGGGAGAGGTAG
- a CDS encoding DUF4252 domain-containing protein: MKKILIVLIVAVFPVMGFSQSLFDKYEDLDKVSAVVVNRSMFNLLSKIDVEVDDPEAKDFMDIAKSLNNLKVFITEDKAISADMKLSVEKYLKSAKLEELMRVKDKDANVKFYIRSGKDDDHVSELLMFVTGMKNDIDVNGRKFETVLLSLTGDIDLNKIGSLTKKMNLPEELNEAGKNR, from the coding sequence ATGAAAAAAATATTAATAGTACTAATAGTAGCAGTGTTTCCGGTTATGGGCTTTTCACAGTCCCTGTTCGATAAGTATGAAGACCTGGACAAAGTCAGTGCCGTGGTCGTGAACCGCAGTATGTTCAACCTCTTGAGTAAAATAGACGTTGAGGTTGATGATCCCGAGGCAAAAGACTTTATGGATATCGCCAAAAGCCTTAACAACCTAAAAGTGTTCATTACCGAAGACAAGGCGATTTCTGCAGATATGAAACTATCGGTAGAGAAATACCTTAAATCGGCCAAGTTGGAAGAACTTATGCGGGTAAAGGATAAAGATGCCAACGTAAAGTTTTACATCCGTAGCGGTAAAGATGACGACCACGTGAGCGAGCTCTTGATGTTCGTGACCGGTATGAAGAACGATATAGATGTAAACGGAAGAAAATTCGAAACGGTACTGTTATCCCTTACTGGCGATATCGACTTGAACAAGATAGGTTCTTTGACGAAAAAAATGAACCTGCCCGAAGAATTGAACGAAGCGGGCAAAAACAGATAA
- a CDS encoding RNA polymerase sigma factor → MQQADFLKIVGPFQDKLYRLAKRLLVSREEAEDATQEILLKLWAKKKNMGQYKNVEAFAMTMTKNFCLDRLKSKQAGNLKLVHTNYKEGGSSLQKKVEAKDSVSWVQKIMEDLPEQQKMVLQLRDVEEYDYDEIADMLEMKPTAVRVALSRARKTVREKLMQKHSYGIG, encoded by the coding sequence ATGCAACAGGCAGATTTTTTAAAGATTGTCGGTCCTTTTCAAGACAAGCTCTATCGTTTGGCAAAACGTTTGCTGGTTTCTAGGGAAGAGGCTGAGGATGCCACCCAAGAGATTCTGTTGAAGCTATGGGCGAAGAAAAAGAATATGGGGCAGTACAAGAACGTTGAGGCTTTTGCGATGACCATGACAAAGAATTTCTGTTTAGATCGTCTAAAATCGAAACAGGCCGGAAACTTGAAACTGGTTCATACCAATTATAAGGAGGGCGGTAGTTCGCTACAGAAAAAAGTAGAGGCCAAAGATAGTGTCTCTTGGGTACAGAAAATTATGGAAGATTTACCGGAGCAACAAAAAATGGTCTTGCAGTTGCGCGATGTTGAAGAATATGATTACGATGAAATTGCCGATATGTTAGAGATGAAGCCAACGGCAGTACGGGTGGCCCTATCTCGGGCGAGAAAGACCGTTAGGGAAAAATTAATGCAAAAACACAGTTATGGAATTGGATAA
- a CDS encoding S41 family peptidase, with translation MKKYLLLLLSAGLFFTSCKNDDDIFPDDNGDETQKTANDYPVQNFMYQVMNSFYFWQEDVPNLADSKFKSLDDPDYISFLASESDPEAFFNSLLFEDDRFSFLREDYHDLVNSFQGISKSNGLEFGLSLFGDNRDVFGYVQYVVKDSDADKKGMKRGDIFLTVDGEQLFYNSATDNNFHLFNEDSYTLGMADIIDKTITPNNKKVTLTKEEGLTENPIYLSTVIEHNGVKVGYIMYNSFIASYDDELNEVFGNLKAENIDELVLDFRYNPGGRVTSAIQIASAVYGTNTDELFLKARYNEKIMETFDPGDGEENFVDTTFDSKTPLNTLNLKRVFVIATGATASASELVMNGLAPYVDVVHIGENTVGKNEFSNTFVDDPENNYFYNEDYEDRINPDNQWGIQPLLGRNENADGFLDYTSGLVPDYELDEDAGNLGVLGDADEPLLALALSVISGETAKRSFEPLISVDFVSSSKMFKPGANKMLMDGLIKPLKSK, from the coding sequence ATGAAAAAGTACCTCTTATTATTGTTGTCCGCAGGGCTATTCTTTACCAGTTGCAAAAACGATGACGATATTTTCCCCGATGACAATGGAGATGAAACCCAAAAAACGGCAAACGATTACCCCGTACAAAATTTCATGTACCAAGTAATGAATTCATTTTACTTCTGGCAAGAAGATGTTCCCAATCTGGCCGATAGCAAATTTAAAAGTCTTGATGACCCGGATTATATTTCTTTTTTGGCTTCCGAATCTGATCCCGAAGCCTTTTTCAATAGCTTATTATTTGAAGATGATCGTTTTAGTTTCTTAAGGGAAGACTATCACGATCTGGTAAATAGCTTTCAAGGGATATCAAAAAGTAATGGCCTTGAATTCGGTCTTTCTTTATTTGGTGACAATAGAGATGTTTTCGGATATGTACAATACGTTGTAAAAGATTCCGATGCGGATAAAAAAGGCATGAAAAGAGGCGATATTTTTCTTACCGTAGATGGAGAGCAACTTTTTTACAACTCTGCAACGGACAACAACTTCCACTTGTTCAACGAAGATAGTTACACCTTGGGAATGGCCGATATTATCGACAAGACCATTACGCCTAACAATAAAAAAGTCACCTTGACCAAAGAAGAGGGCCTAACGGAGAACCCTATTTATTTATCTACCGTTATCGAACATAATGGCGTAAAAGTCGGCTACATTATGTACAATTCCTTTATAGCCAGTTATGACGATGAACTGAACGAGGTCTTCGGAAACCTTAAAGCCGAGAATATAGATGAACTTGTGCTCGATTTCAGGTATAATCCCGGTGGACGAGTTACATCGGCAATACAAATTGCCAGTGCCGTGTACGGTACCAACACCGATGAACTTTTTCTTAAGGCCCGTTACAACGAAAAGATCATGGAAACATTCGACCCTGGCGATGGAGAAGAAAATTTTGTGGACACGACCTTTGACAGCAAGACCCCACTCAACACCTTAAACCTAAAGCGTGTATTTGTCATAGCAACAGGAGCCACGGCTTCGGCCAGTGAATTGGTAATGAACGGACTTGCACCCTATGTTGACGTGGTCCACATTGGTGAGAATACCGTTGGAAAAAACGAATTCTCGAATACCTTCGTCGATGATCCCGAAAACAACTATTTCTACAATGAAGATTACGAAGATAGAATAAACCCTGACAATCAATGGGGCATACAACCATTATTGGGCCGCAATGAAAATGCCGATGGTTTTTTAGATTACACCAGTGGCCTGGTTCCAGACTATGAACTAGATGAGGACGCTGGCAATCTAGGCGTTTTAGGCGATGCCGATGAACCCCTACTTGCCCTTGCCCTATCGGTGATTTCAGGAGAAACCGCAAAACGAAGTTTCGAACCTCTTATATCGGTCGATTTCGTTTCTAGTTCAAAAATGTTCAAGCCCGGCGCGAACAAAATGCTGATGGATGGCTTGATAAAACCGTTAAAATCAAAATAA
- a CDS encoding S41 family peptidase, whose amino-acid sequence MMKKLNLGLLLSVFLIVSCSKTDDDFTIPDTVDPDPDAGVHVQDFMWKAMNFWYFWQSDVENLSDTKFPNTEEGSLAYTQFLASEPDPGKFFDDKLLFSEDRFSFFSDNYVELVQSLAGISKSNGVIFGLVRQKENSSEIYGYVQYIIPNSNASTKNIKRGDIFTGVNGTTLTDQNYKTLLFGDSDTYSLDMADIEGENAEPNGTQIQLTKEVGLRENPILLDEIIEIQDKKIGYLVYTGFTNEYDEELNQVFGRFKSNGVNELILDLRYNPGGSVNTAVLLSSMIYGTNTEEVFLKARYNEKYQKILDDNDTELRRFFAEKTSKGTAINSLNLNKVYILTTTSTASASELVINGLTPYIDVVQIGDKTRGKNEFSVTMVDDRGNNYVYNQERTNKINPKNKWAIQPLLGRNENSKGFSAYTSGLVPDIVLPEDLANLGVLGDLNEPLLAKAIEQITGSPAKGSHTVELPIETMTNSKMFSPLKDNMYVSDPPIVW is encoded by the coding sequence ATGATGAAAAAATTGAATTTAGGACTGCTCCTATCTGTATTTCTTATCGTTTCCTGTTCTAAAACCGATGACGACTTCACTATACCCGATACCGTGGATCCCGATCCCGATGCAGGGGTACATGTACAAGACTTTATGTGGAAAGCCATGAACTTTTGGTATTTCTGGCAATCGGATGTGGAAAACCTATCCGATACGAAATTTCCAAATACAGAGGAGGGATCCCTAGCCTATACCCAATTTCTGGCATCTGAACCGGACCCCGGAAAATTTTTCGACGATAAGCTATTGTTTTCGGAAGACCGTTTTAGCTTTTTTTCAGATAATTACGTAGAACTTGTACAATCATTGGCCGGTATTTCTAAAAGTAACGGAGTCATATTCGGACTGGTAAGACAAAAGGAGAACAGCAGTGAAATCTATGGCTATGTGCAGTATATTATTCCTAATTCAAACGCGTCAACCAAAAACATCAAACGCGGAGATATCTTTACGGGAGTAAACGGCACCACCTTGACCGACCAAAACTACAAAACCCTTCTCTTTGGGGATAGTGACACCTATTCTTTGGACATGGCCGATATTGAAGGTGAAAATGCGGAACCGAACGGAACGCAAATACAATTGACCAAAGAGGTAGGCCTTCGCGAAAACCCCATACTCCTAGACGAAATCATTGAAATACAGGACAAAAAAATTGGCTACTTGGTCTATACCGGGTTTACCAACGAATATGACGAAGAATTGAACCAAGTCTTCGGTCGGTTTAAATCGAATGGGGTAAACGAACTGATACTTGACCTTCGATATAACCCAGGAGGCTCTGTCAACACCGCCGTTCTCTTGTCAAGTATGATATATGGCACCAACACCGAGGAAGTCTTTCTCAAGGCGCGATATAACGAGAAGTATCAAAAAATACTTGACGACAATGATACCGAGCTAAGACGCTTTTTTGCGGAAAAGACCAGTAAGGGCACTGCCATAAACTCCCTAAACCTCAACAAAGTCTATATATTGACCACCACGAGCACAGCCTCGGCGAGCGAATTAGTGATCAACGGCCTGACTCCTTATATCGACGTGGTTCAAATAGGGGACAAAACCCGAGGAAAAAACGAGTTCTCGGTAACTATGGTAGACGACAGAGGAAACAACTACGTCTATAACCAAGAACGAACGAACAAAATAAACCCCAAAAACAAGTGGGCCATACAACCCTTATTAGGCAGAAATGAAAACTCGAAAGGGTTTTCAGCTTACACCAGTGGCTTGGTACCCGACATAGTCTTACCCGAAGATTTAGCAAATTTGGGTGTATTAGGCGACCTTAACGAACCACTGCTTGCCAAGGCCATAGAACAAATAACGGGATCCCCGGCCAAAGGCAGCCATACCGTCGAACTTCCTATAGAGACCATGACCAATTCAAAAATGTTCTCGCCTTTAAAAGATAACATGTACGTTAGCGACCCGCCTATAGTTTGGTAG
- a CDS encoding ABC transporter substrate-binding protein has protein sequence MLKVCSFMPAVTQMLYDMGLQEHLHGITFECPPMALQEKKPIVRCILEGKNYTSQEIDTFFSESKKEGEKLYYVDEKALAEIAPDIIFTQDMCDVCQIDTECTAAAVANLEKQPELISISPSSFNDVFENAITIAKALGREEVAYEYLGKLNERIDYVVDQLRAARVLTKRVLLLEWIEPIYNCGHWIPHQIGFAGGVDMLSNPSGNSGVLSWDKIKQYDPEVIIVAPCGFSIKRTLKEMHLLLLKEGWPNLKAVKDQKVYVADFDLFTQSSAATLVDGIELLAGLFHPEAISVPSRLKRKYQRFYEF, from the coding sequence GTGCTCAAAGTTTGCTCTTTTATGCCTGCCGTTACCCAAATGCTCTATGATATGGGGTTGCAAGAACACTTGCATGGTATTACGTTTGAATGCCCCCCTATGGCATTGCAAGAGAAAAAACCGATAGTGCGTTGCATTTTGGAAGGGAAGAACTATACAAGCCAAGAAATCGACACCTTTTTCTCGGAAAGCAAAAAGGAAGGGGAGAAGCTTTACTATGTAGACGAAAAGGCCCTTGCCGAAATCGCTCCAGACATCATCTTTACACAAGATATGTGTGATGTTTGTCAAATCGATACGGAATGTACGGCCGCTGCTGTTGCAAACCTTGAGAAACAACCGGAACTTATTTCAATTAGTCCTTCTAGTTTTAATGATGTCTTTGAAAATGCCATTACTATTGCCAAGGCATTGGGTAGGGAAGAGGTGGCTTATGAGTATTTGGGAAAACTGAATGAAAGAATAGATTATGTAGTGGACCAACTAAGAGCAGCTAGAGTTCTTACAAAGAGAGTGCTGTTGTTGGAATGGATAGAGCCTATTTATAATTGCGGACATTGGATTCCCCATCAAATCGGTTTTGCCGGTGGGGTAGACATGCTTTCTAATCCTTCGGGGAATAGTGGTGTGCTTTCATGGGATAAAATAAAGCAGTACGATCCGGAGGTAATTATAGTAGCGCCTTGTGGGTTCAGTATTAAAAGAACCTTAAAGGAGATGCATCTATTGCTTTTAAAAGAGGGCTGGCCCAACTTAAAGGCGGTCAAGGACCAAAAAGTATATGTAGCCGATTTTGATTTGTTTACGCAATCATCCGCTGCCACCTTGGTCGATGGCATAGAGTTGTTGGCCGGGTTGTTTCATCCGGAAGCAATTTCTGTTCCTTCGCGATTAAAACGTAAGTATCAAAGGTTCTACGAGTTCTGA
- a CDS encoding TonB-dependent receptor plug domain-containing protein, whose translation MNKNFYGVCAALLASTSMIAQNVEGDSTKVRQLDEVVVSDSKFELKRENSGKTVIKITAEELERYQGKNITEIINNQSGIEISGSRSPEGSVFGVYARGGRGRQVLVIVDGVRVLDPSSFSEVYDLRLLSAASVESIEIIKGAASTLYGTNAATAVINITTKKASVKPISLSVQSSVGTNQTQDDQNYNVSRSSNSAQISGTLNKFNYSGSFSNRYAEGISANITPANEEDPFSNISTNLRLGYDFSDKLKVSVYGNQTKVNTNFDNSYGPTDAPNQFISKQERAGVAATYDYGRGSLRANAGYSSYDSENITDFPSTFKGNNYVVDVYHKYNFNDQFHSVVGLNYLADETDFLAKEKFEITDPYANVVYVSDFGLNLNAGARLNNHTEYGTNFVYNINPSFTLKMDGSYLKFLTSYATSYITPSLTQLFGNYGANPDLEPEDDRTIEGGLEFAGKGNFRASALYFNRKEENFVFYDNATSSYKNALNTIDAQGVEVELSWKAADKLNFDANYTFTERKGDDAVRIPKHKINANLGYAFSDRAFASLNYSLTGSRTDSDFSTFPSTIVPLDSFSLVDLYLSHECIENRLKVFLNVNNILNQEYTEALGFTTKGRNVMIGFSLNL comes from the coding sequence ATGAACAAAAATTTTTATGGAGTTTGTGCTGCCCTATTGGCAAGCACCAGTATGATTGCGCAAAATGTAGAAGGCGATTCTACAAAAGTGAGACAACTAGATGAGGTTGTGGTCAGTGATTCTAAATTTGAGTTGAAACGTGAAAATTCAGGTAAAACGGTGATAAAGATTACCGCAGAAGAATTAGAGCGTTACCAAGGTAAGAACATCACTGAAATCATTAATAACCAGAGCGGTATCGAAATATCGGGAAGCCGTAGCCCAGAAGGTTCTGTTTTTGGTGTTTATGCCCGAGGAGGAAGAGGGCGTCAAGTACTTGTTATAGTCGATGGGGTTCGAGTTCTAGATCCGTCGTCTTTTTCTGAGGTATACGATTTGCGTTTACTCTCTGCCGCTAGTGTAGAATCTATAGAGATCATTAAAGGTGCCGCTAGTACGCTTTATGGTACCAATGCGGCCACTGCAGTTATAAATATTACTACTAAAAAAGCTTCGGTAAAACCTATTTCCCTGAGTGTACAGTCAAGTGTAGGTACGAATCAAACCCAAGATGACCAAAATTACAATGTATCAAGGTCGTCTAACAGTGCTCAAATAAGCGGTACGTTGAATAAATTCAATTATTCGGGTAGTTTTTCGAACCGATATGCGGAAGGTATTTCGGCAAATATAACGCCTGCGAATGAAGAAGATCCGTTTTCAAACATTTCGACGAATTTGCGTTTGGGCTATGATTTTTCGGATAAACTGAAGGTTTCGGTTTATGGAAACCAAACAAAGGTAAATACAAATTTTGATAACTCTTACGGTCCAACGGATGCGCCCAATCAGTTTATAAGTAAGCAAGAAAGAGCAGGGGTTGCGGCCACCTATGATTATGGTAGGGGTTCTTTACGGGCAAATGCAGGATACAGTAGTTATGATTCTGAAAATATCACGGATTTTCCGTCTACGTTTAAGGGTAACAACTATGTGGTAGATGTATATCATAAATACAATTTTAATGATCAATTTCACAGTGTTGTCGGTTTGAATTATTTAGCCGATGAAACCGATTTTTTAGCCAAGGAAAAATTTGAGATTACCGATCCATATGCGAACGTAGTCTATGTATCTGATTTTGGATTGAACTTGAATGCCGGTGCACGCTTAAACAACCATACGGAGTACGGAACCAACTTTGTTTACAATATAAACCCATCTTTTACTCTTAAAATGGATGGCAGTTATCTTAAGTTCTTGACATCGTATGCAACGTCTTATATAACACCGTCATTAACTCAGTTGTTCGGGAATTATGGGGCTAACCCAGATTTAGAACCAGAAGATGACCGAACTATTGAGGGAGGTTTAGAATTTGCCGGTAAAGGTAACTTTAGAGCTAGTGCCCTTTATTTTAATAGAAAAGAAGAAAACTTTGTGTTTTATGATAATGCAACGAGTAGTTATAAAAATGCACTGAATACAATTGATGCACAAGGAGTGGAGGTAGAGCTTAGTTGGAAAGCTGCCGACAAATTAAATTTCGATGCCAATTATACATTTACGGAGAGAAAGGGAGACGATGCCGTTCGTATTCCCAAACATAAGATAAATGCGAATTTGGGCTATGCGTTTTCAGATAGAGCTTTTGCCTCGTTAAACTATAGCCTTACAGGAAGTAGAACAGATTCTGATTTTAGTACTTTCCCATCTACTATTGTACCTTTGGACAGTTTTTCCTTGGTAGATTTGTACCTCTCGCACGAATGTATAGAAAACCGGTTAAAGGTATTTTTAAATGTCAATAATATTTTAAACCAAGAATATACCGAAGCCCTTGGTTTTACGACCAAAGGAAGGAATGTTATGATCGGTTTTAGTCTCAATCTCTAA
- a CDS encoding FKBP-type peptidyl-prolyl cis-trans isomerase → MKKILLVLVLAVFASCSDDEKVDYVAKNEQEIKEYIEENNLDAKRSASGLYYVVEEEGTGFRPTATSNVTVAYKGYFTDKEVFDESEAEGITFNLSQVIAGWTEGITYFKEGGNGLLLVPAALGYGNSDRRGIPGGSVLVFEVELIAVE, encoded by the coding sequence ATGAAAAAAATCTTATTGGTTTTGGTCTTGGCCGTATTCGCTTCCTGTAGCGATGATGAAAAAGTGGATTATGTAGCAAAAAATGAACAGGAAATCAAGGAATACATTGAAGAGAACAATCTTGACGCCAAGAGAAGCGCTAGCGGTCTTTACTATGTGGTAGAAGAAGAGGGTACAGGCTTTCGGCCTACGGCAACCTCAAATGTCACCGTGGCTTATAAGGGCTATTTTACCGATAAAGAAGTTTTTGATGAAAGTGAAGCGGAAGGCATCACATTCAACCTATCACAGGTTATCGCCGGATGGACGGAAGGTATCACCTATTTCAAGGAAGGCGGTAACGGCTTGCTATTGGTACCTGCAGCCTTGGGTTACGGAAATTCAGATAGAAGGGGTATACCCGGCGGGTCTGTACTTGTTTTTGAAGTAGAGCTTATTGCCGTAGAGTAA
- a CDS encoding ABC transporter substrate-binding protein, with product MKKIVFIALCALVVSCKREKKESTSITTSLPAITKITHATGFSIEKAAEGFTVITVSSPWPGSEKTFKYALVDKEKMASITLNSEAYDAIVAVPIERLVVTSTTHIPSLEALGVADRLVGFPNTDLISSEYTRKRILDGSVKELGNNESINTEITISLNPEVVIGFGMNNRNKAYETIAHSNIPVVLNGDWTEESPLGKAEWIKFFAPFFQLEAKADSIFNAIENSYQKTKALVAKVKTRPTVLTGGLYKDVWHVAGGKSWMAQFLEDAKADYLYKDDTETGGISLSLEAVLAKSQQADYWLNPSMITSYSEMEKANAHYTQFKAFKNKNIFSNTLAKGSTGGLLYYEMAPMKPDLVLKDLIHIFHPELLPDYEPFFFKPLE from the coding sequence TTGAAGAAAATTGTTTTCATTGCCCTATGCGCCTTGGTTGTTTCCTGTAAAAGGGAGAAGAAAGAAAGCACCTCGATTACCACTAGCTTACCTGCCATAACCAAGATTACGCATGCTACTGGTTTTTCCATTGAAAAAGCAGCCGAAGGGTTTACCGTTATTACCGTATCATCGCCATGGCCAGGCTCGGAAAAAACCTTTAAATACGCCTTGGTCGACAAAGAAAAGATGGCCTCCATCACCTTGAACAGCGAAGCATACGACGCTATCGTGGCCGTTCCGATAGAACGTTTGGTGGTTACCTCCACGACCCATATTCCCTCACTTGAAGCCCTAGGGGTGGCCGACAGGCTGGTGGGCTTTCCGAATACGGATTTGATTTCTTCTGAATATACCCGTAAACGGATATTGGATGGTAGTGTAAAGGAGTTGGGGAATAATGAAAGTATCAATACGGAAATCACCATCAGCCTTAATCCTGAAGTCGTTATAGGCTTTGGCATGAACAATAGGAACAAGGCCTATGAAACCATAGCCCATTCCAACATTCCCGTGGTCCTCAACGGGGATTGGACCGAGGAGTCCCCTCTCGGAAAAGCGGAATGGATCAAATTTTTCGCACCTTTTTTTCAACTTGAGGCCAAGGCCGATAGTATTTTTAATGCGATTGAAAATTCATATCAAAAAACCAAGGCCCTTGTAGCCAAGGTCAAAACAAGGCCTACCGTACTTACCGGGGGACTCTACAAAGATGTTTGGCACGTAGCAGGGGGCAAAAGTTGGATGGCCCAATTTCTAGAAGATGCAAAAGCCGATTACCTCTACAAAGACGACACCGAAACCGGAGGGATTTCACTTAGCCTAGAAGCCGTTCTGGCCAAATCACAACAGGCCGACTACTGGCTCAACCCCTCAATGATCACCTCCTATTCTGAAATGGAAAAAGCCAACGCCCACTATACACAATTCAAGGCCTTTAAGAATAAAAATATATTCTCGAACACCTTGGCAAAGGGCAGTACAGGGGGGCTCCTATATTACGAAATGGCACCGATGAAACCCGATTTGGTCTTAAAAGACCTTATTCACATTTTCCATCCCGAATTGCTTCCCGATTACGAACCCTTCTTTTTTAAACCTCTTGAATAA